The following nucleotide sequence is from Halogeometricum borinquense DSM 11551.
TGTTCGAGTTCGATAACTGACTGTTGTGTGAGTCCGATAACTGACTGCTGTGCGACTGTGACTGATTCTCGACGCGAACGTCACACGACGCTGACTGTCTGATTCGTGGACTCGAAACCGGGGGCAGTGTCTGTTTGCGCGTTAACCGAATCCACATGCGCACTCACTGGCATCGGGGCAAACATCCCCGCCAGTTCCAGTCGAACGTAGCCGAGATACGGGATGCGAACGTGCGCGACACCGTCTATCCATTCGGTTTTAACGGGTTCTGCGATACCACTGGCTTGGTCGTAGCGACCGTTGGCGTCACCTTTCGTGATGAACCCCGCGTGCGGTGCGGGACAGTTGCGCAGTTCCGCACAGCTATCGGCGTTGATGTAGTTGGGATTCGCCTTATCGTACCAGTTCTCCTCAGCCTCGACATAGAAGCGCGCCCGATGGATGATGGGCGACCCGGCCCGACTGGGCGGGTCGTACACGATGACGGATCCGGGACCGTTGAACGAACTGAACCCCTTCTCGCTTCCAATATCGACCGTCACGATTCCTGTATCCCCGTAAGCGTAGTCAGGCGTGAAGCGGTCGGGTGCGGTGATGAATATGAGGTCACCGCGGTACATGTGGGGTTCCATGCTGCCGCTCTCGACGGCGACCATCGGCGGCCAGACGCCGCTGATAGCGAATAGGAGGAGCCCGATTGCGACGACGGCAGAGACGCTCACTAACGTCTCGCGGACGAACAGAAGGATACCGTCTTCGGCGTTCAGAAATCGGTGGAGGAACGTATCTGACGACTTGACACTCACAGCATTGGGTTCTGGGCGAGGTGCGTCGTCTGTTGTGTCCCTCTCGCCCTGGTCGTCGTTCATCTGTTCTGTCTTCGCTGTCGTCCAGTTTCAACTTTCTGGGAGCAACCCCCGTCTCGGTTTTCAATATGCTTTTCTTCGACCTTGCCCTTCGACCGGTGTGCCTCTGGAGACGCCGACGCGAATCGTCCGCGAACTCGCTCGTCACGGGTATAACGCCGAACGGGAGGCCGTGACGCTCATCGCGGGCGCGGCCGACCCCGAGACGACGCTCGCGCGGGCGATAGAACACGCAGGTGCTGACGCCTTCCGCGTCACTGCCGCCGACGTTCGCGCTGTCCTCGATAGCGGGCCGAACGCCACCGATGCGCCTATCTCGGCGTCTTCCACCGCCGCCACGCCCTCCGACACCACCACGACTGACGCGGACGCCCTCTCCGAGTCCGAATCTGCCTCGACTGATCGAAGCTTAGACCCCTCTAGTTCGACTGGAGAAACGAAAGCCGAAACGACGACTTCGGGCCAATCGTCTCCACCCGAAACAGGGGGGTCGAACAGTAGTAGCGGACGTCAATCCGATCCATCGCTTCGGTCGCTCTCGATCACGAACGACATGACGGGGCAGAGTACCGGAACGGGGGAGTACGGTGACTTCGTGAAGGTGTTCAAAGACCGATACGAGAAACTCTCACGGCAACTCCGTGGTCGTGTGAACCACCGGCCGGCGGAAGCGATCCAGTCGATGCCCGGCGGAAGCGACGCGGCGATGGTCGGACTCGTCAACGATATCCGTTCGACCGCCAGCGGTCACTGGTTGATCGAACTCGAAGACACGACGGGGACGTTCCCCTGTCTCGTGATGAAAGATCGGAAGTTCGCATCCGCCGTGGACGAACTCCTCATGGACGAGTGCATCGCCGTCGAGGGGACGCTCGCAGACGATTCGGGTATCATGTTCGTGGACTCGATGCACTGGCCGGACGTGCCGCGAACGCATAAACCGAACACTGCTGACAGACACGTTCAAGCCGCACTCATCTCTGACGTTCACGTCGGCAGTCAAGAGTTCATGGCGGGCGCGTGGCACCGCTTTGCCGACTGGCTTCACACAGACGCGGCCGAACACGTCGAGTACATTCTCATCGCGGGCGATATGGTCGAAGGCGTCGGTGTCTACCCGAATCAGGACGAGGAGTTGGATATCGTTGATATCTACGACCAGTACGAACAGTTCTCGGAGTACCTCAAGGAGGTACCGGGGGATATCGAGATTGTGATGATTCCGGGGAACCACGACGCGGTCCGCCTCGCGGAACCCCAACCCGGATTCGACGAGGAACTCCGCGACATTATGTCCGTCCACGATGCACGTATCACCAGCAATCCCTCCACAGTCACCGTCGAGGGTGTGAACGTGCTGATGTATCACGGTGTCTCCTTAGACGAGGTCATCGCCGAACTGCCGTCGGAGTCTGCGAGCTACGACGAACCCCACAAGGCGATGTATCAACTCCTGAAGAAACGCCACGTCGCGCCGCAGTACGGTGGACACACGCGCCTCGCGCCCGAGGAGCAAGACTATCTCGTCATGAAGGAGGTTCCCGACATCTTCCACACCGGCCACGTCCACAAACTCGGGTGGGGGAAGTACCACAACGTCCTCGCCGTCAACTCCGGCTGCTGGCAGGCGCAGACTGACTTCCAGAAATCCGTCAATATCGACCCTGACGCGGGATATGCGCCTATCGTAGACCTCGATACGCTGGATATGACTGTTCGCAAGTTCTCCTGAGTCAGACCGCATCCGTCTGAACGAGCGCCGTTCGACTCGACCTATCCACTCATGGGTCGATCTGGAACCGCACCGTCTCCTCGTTCATGAACGCCGGACCGGGTCCGACGCGTTCGAATCCGGCGCGTTCGGCAGCCTCGTGGAGATCTGTGTCCGACGAAAGAGCGAGAAACTCCACGTCGAGTTGTTCGTTCGACGCGAAACGGACGGGTTCGCTCAAGAGGTGCTCGACCGCTTCGACGGACCCGCCGACCTGGGTCACGTGGACCGTCGCGTCGCGCACGTCGAAGGCGACGAATCCGAGGAGTTCCGCCTCCGCCGCATCGGCGTCGGCGTTCGGATCAGTCGCGTCGCGGTGCCGTTCGGCGACACGGACTGTTCGGTCGTGGACGACGTTTCGCATCACGTCAGTCGGAACGTCGGCGATGGCGGCCAACGATTCGGCGTCTGTTTCTAAAGCGTCGCGTACCTCCGCGTCCATACTGTGCGTTATCACCCATCACGGATAAATACAACTCTATCTAGTCGGTTTAACCGACAGGTTCGGCTCAGACATTCGACTCACTGGTTCGACAACCGGACTGTCGACGTCGGCAACGGTTGAAGGGGGAGACACAGTTATACGCGGGCCTGCGCTACCCCCGGCTATGCTTACGCACCAGTCTCAGTTTCACCGTGCGAATCGACCGGAGGGACACCCGTGCGAGTAGTAGCGAAGTTCGGGGGTACTTCCCTCGGAAGCGGTGACAGAATCAACCGCGCGGCGGACTCTATCGCCGCTGCAGTCGAAAAGGGACACGAAATCGCCGTCGTCGCCTCCGCGATGGGGAACACGACGGACGACCTGCTTGACGAGATTCGGTTCGACGCAGACGACCGCGACCGCGCCGAAATCGTCTCGATGGGTGAACGAACCAGTGTTCGGATGCTGAAGGCGGCCCTCGCCGCCCGCGGCGTGAACGCGCTGTTCGTCGAACCCGGCGCAGACCAGTGGCCGGTCATTGCAAACGACCTCGGCGAAGTCGATGTCGAGGAGACGAAGCACCGGGCCGCCGATCTCGCGGCAGACCTCGACAACGTCGTCCCGGTAATTACGGGCTTTCTCGCCGAGAACCATGACGGCGAGATAACCACGCTCGGTCGCGGCGGGTCCGACACGACGGCCGTCATGCTCGGTCGGTACATGGACGCCGACGAGGTAGTCATCGTCACCGACGTTGAAGGCGTCATGACCGGCGACCCCCATGTCGTCGAAGGCGCACGGAACGTCGGGCGCATCACCGTAGACGAACTCCGGAACCTTTCGTTCCGCGGGGCCGAAGTCGTCGCACCCTCCGCACTTTCATACAAAGACGACAACCTCGCCGTCCGTGTCGTCCACTACCAACACGGCAACCTGCTGACCGGCGGAACTCTCATCGAAGGCGAGTTCCAGAACCTCATCGACATGCAGGAGGACCCTCTAGCCTGTGTCACCGTCGCCGGCCGTTCCATCCGGAACCGACCGGGTATCCTCGCAGATCTCTCGCAGGCACTCCGGGAGAAGGGTGTCAACGTCGATGCCGTCGCCTCCGGCATGGACTCCATCACGTTCTACGTCGGCGAAGACCGAGCCGAGGAAGCCGAGAACCTCTTGCACTCTAAGGTCGTAGACGACCAGTCGCTCTCCTCGGTGACAGTCGATGACGACGTCGCCGTCATCCGTGTCACGGGTGGCGAACTTCCGAACCGTCCGGGTGTTATTCTCGATATCGTCCAACCGATCTCGGAGGCCGGAATCAACATCCACGACGTTATCACCTCCGCGACGTCCGTCGCAATCTTTGTCGCGTGGGACGACCGCGAGGAGACGCTAAAAATCGTCCAGAACGAGTTCTAAGCCCAGTTTCTCCTCGTCTTCGGCTGTCTGGCTCACGACTCTTCGATTTCGACGGCGAGTTCCATCCGTCGTTGATTCCGCCGTTCGAGTGCACGGTCACGGAGCTTTGTCTGCGATTCTGACGGACAGCGAAGGCTGGGAACCGGTGCCGGCGTCTCGTTCTCGTCCAGTGCGACGAAACTGAAGAACGAACTCGCTGTCTCACGCTTTTCACCCTCGCTCGGTCGTTCGGCGCAAACGTCCACGTGGACATCCATGCTCGTTCGACCGGTGTCGAACACGTAGCCCGTGACGGTCACGACGTCACCGAGTTCGATGGGGGCCTTGAAGTCAACGTGATCCATCGACGCCGTGACCACTTGCCGCTTCGAGAACCGACGGGCGGAGATAGCCCCGCAGATGTCCATCCAGTGGAGAACAGTCCCTCCGAGGGCGCGTCCGAGGTTGTTCGTATCGTTCGGCATCAGTATCTCGCTCATTTCGGTGAACGACTGCTGGAGTGACACCGTTTCGCCGTCGGTCCGTTGGGTCGCCATACGGGCGACTCCGGACGACTCACACAAAATACTACCTGGATTGCTTTATTGAAAGCGAGATTTCATAACTTCGTGTATTCGACAGTGGTCATCGGCTTCGGACGCTGACGAACGGAATCGTTCGTTATCGCTATGAACTGGCCGTCTGCTCCCGATTTTCCTCGGGAAGATCCTTCACATTTGGCGGCGTGTTTTGTCGTATGCGCTCATACAAAGCCAAGATGGTCGAACCGATCACGCTCCCCTCACGCGAGGAACGTGAGGCGGCACTCGACGCGGCAGGATACAACGCGTTCAACCTCGATGCTGAGGACGTATTCATCGACCTTCTCACTGACTCCGGGACCGGAACGATGAGCGCCGATCAGTGGGCTGCGCTTATGCGCGGTGACGAAGCCTACGCCGGGAGTCGGAGTTTCTCGGAACTCCGCGACGCCGTCCGCGACGTGATGGGCTTCGAGTACGTCGTCCCCACGCACCAAGGCCGCGGCGCTGAGAACGTCGTCTACGGTGTCCTCGTTGAAGAGGGCGACGTCGTGCCGAACAACGCACACTTCGATACGACTCGCGCCCACGTCGCCAACCAAGGTGCGGACCCCGTAGACTGCCCGCACGAACTCGCTCACGACGCCGATGCCGACCATCCGTTCAAAGGCAACTTCGACATCGACGCCGGGTGGGAACTCGTCGAAGAAGTCGGCGAAGACTCGATTCCGGTCGTCGTTCAGACCATCACCAACAACTCCGTCGCCGGACAACCCGTCAGTGTCGAGAACACCCGCGAGGTGGCAGCGTTCGCTGACGAAATCGACGCGACGTTCGTCATCGACGCCTGCCGCTTCGCTGAAAACGCGTACTTCGTCCAGCAACGCGAAGCGGAGTTCTCCGACGCCTCTGTCGCCGAAATCGCCCGCGAGCAACTCTCCTACGCCGACGCGGTGACGATGTCCGGCAAGAAGGACGCAATCGTCAATATCGGTGGCTTCGCCGCGATGAACGACCCCGAACTGTTCGAGTTGGCAAAACAGCGCGGCATCCTCTACGAAGGCTTCCCGACCTACGGTGGTCTCGCCGGACGCGACGTGGCGGCGATGGCTGTCGGTCTCCGTGAAGCGGTCGAACCACCGTACGTCGGCGAACGCGTCGAACAGGTGGCCGAACTCGGTCGTCTCCTGACCGATGCCGGAATCCCTGTCTACGAACCGACCGGCGGCCACGCCGTCTACATCGACGCCGAAGCCGTTCTTCCTCACGTCCCGAAAGACCAGTTCCCCGGACAGGAACTCGTCTGTGCGCTCTATCTCGAAGGCGGCGTTCGCGGCGTCGAACTCGGTGGATTTGCCTTCCCCGGCACCGACCGACCCGACTTGGTCCGACTTGCGCTCCCGCGCCGGACGTACTCGCGGGAACACCTCGAACACGTCGCCGAGACGGCCGCCGCGGTGAAAGAGTCCGCAGCGTCCTACGGTGGCCTCGAAATCGTCGAGGAACCGCCAATGCGCGAACTCCGGCACTTCTCTGCGCGTCTGGAACCCACCGAAGCACCCTCGTCGGCGGACTGAGTTTCCGGAGCGTCTGCGGGTTAACTCGCGTTCGGTGCGATGCCGCCCTCGTTTCTCGTGAGGAGGTACAGTGCGAACGAGGAGAGCCAGTGTGACCCGGCGTAGTTGTCGGTAAACGCTTGTGATAACCCACGCTCGGCGTGTTTCTTCGCACTTCGCTCGAACGCCTCGGCATATCGGTGCCCATCCAGAGTGGTTGCCAGTCCGGCCAGACTCCACGCTTTCGAGAGATTCAGTCCGACGAGGTGAATGGCGACTTCCTCATCGGGATCCGTTTCGGCGTGTACGGGTTCCAGAAGCGTATCGTACGGCTTCGTGGTTATGTCGGGAAGGAACCCATCGATCCACGTTCGAAACTCGTCTTCGTCGTATACGCGTCGCATCAGGTCTGCTTCCGTCAGTGTCGGAGACAGGAAGTCCCACCCGAGTGGCTCGTACTCGACGGGGTAGTTTCGGTCCTGTGCGAAGAACTCGATCGCGGTTTCGACGACGGCTGACTCCAGCGACTCGTTGGAAGTCGTCCTCGCATAGTCGAGGATGCAGTGCAGAGCGAACGCGGAGTTTTCGTGTGTTCCGACTCTGAGCGGCTGTTCTTGAGAGAGAAACTCGGATTCGATGAGGGCGATAATCTCTCGTTCTAACGGTTCGATAATCGATTTCCACTCGTCCGCGTGGTCGTCGTCCCACAGCGTCAACTCGGATGCGAGGTGTAAGAGCCACGCCCATCCGTACGGTCGCTCGAACGTTCGGTTCGCCTCGAAGTATTCGATTTCTCTCTCGATATTTTCAGGCGTAAACCGCGCGTCGATACGCTGTTTAATCTCGGATTCTGCGGGGTGGCTCTCGAAGACGCGGAGTTGACGGAGTAGCGCCCAATGACTGTGGACTGCAGAGTGCCAGTCGTAACAGCCGTAGAACACTGGATGGTTGTTCTTTGGCCGCTCGACGCCGTCCGGAGAGTCAACCGACCGGACGTAGTGCGGGTATTCGGTTTCGATTGCGTCCAATGGGTGTTGTGAGAACGTTTCTGCCAGCTCCGGGTCGAGCCACTCGCTTCTGCCCGAAAGAAGCGTATCGGTATCCACAGTCTCAAAATCCATTGTCGGATTATTTTCCTATCGCTGTATTATATCCGCTGAAAAAACGTGACTATGAGGGCGTCGGGGCTGTGAGTGGATTGCTTACTTTCCGTCGTACAGCCGACGACCGATTCGCTCTGGTAATCCGGCTTCCGTCACCGCATCGACGACCGCTTCGATGTCGTAGTCAACGCGCCGTTCGTCCACTGTGAGGTCGTCTAGATCGAGTATTGCGTAGGCGGCGCGTGGGTCGCCGTCGCGGGGTTGGCCGACGCTTCCGGGGTTCATGACGATGCCCTCATCGAACACGCGGTGGCCTTGTACGTGTGTGTGACCCAACACGAGAACGTCCTCGCCGTCGAGGAAATCAGCCTCGAACTCGTCAGGGTAGGTGTATTTGTCCTGTATTCGCGGATGATCGTGAGTGAGTCGAACGCGGCCGTCGAACTCGGTGCGTTCGTCTGGCAGGTCGGACAGCCACGTCATCGCGTCGTCGTCCAGTTTCTCGCGGGCGTGCTTGACACCCGCCGCGGCCATGGCGTTGAACCGGAACGTCGTGTCTGAAGCGAC
It contains:
- a CDS encoding S26 family signal peptidase produces the protein MNDDQGERDTTDDAPRPEPNAVSVKSSDTFLHRFLNAEDGILLFVRETLVSVSAVVAIGLLLFAISGVWPPMVAVESGSMEPHMYRGDLIFITAPDRFTPDYAYGDTGIVTVDIGSEKGFSSFNGPGSVIVYDPPSRAGSPIIHRARFYVEAEENWYDKANPNYINADSCAELRNCPAPHAGFITKGDANGRYDQASGIAEPVKTEWIDGVAHVRIPYLGYVRLELAGMFAPMPVSAHVDSVNAQTDTAPGFESTNQTVSVV
- a CDS encoding DNA-directed DNA polymerase II small subunit; its protein translation is MPLETPTRIVRELARHGYNAEREAVTLIAGAADPETTLARAIEHAGADAFRVTAADVRAVLDSGPNATDAPISASSTAATPSDTTTTDADALSESESASTDRSLDPSSSTGETKAETTTSGQSSPPETGGSNSSSGRQSDPSLRSLSITNDMTGQSTGTGEYGDFVKVFKDRYEKLSRQLRGRVNHRPAEAIQSMPGGSDAAMVGLVNDIRSTASGHWLIELEDTTGTFPCLVMKDRKFASAVDELLMDECIAVEGTLADDSGIMFVDSMHWPDVPRTHKPNTADRHVQAALISDVHVGSQEFMAGAWHRFADWLHTDAAEHVEYILIAGDMVEGVGVYPNQDEELDIVDIYDQYEQFSEYLKEVPGDIEIVMIPGNHDAVRLAEPQPGFDEELRDIMSVHDARITSNPSTVTVEGVNVLMYHGVSLDEVIAELPSESASYDEPHKAMYQLLKKRHVAPQYGGHTRLAPEEQDYLVMKEVPDIFHTGHVHKLGWGKYHNVLAVNSGCWQAQTDFQKSVNIDPDAGYAPIVDLDTLDMTVRKFS
- a CDS encoding acyl-CoA thioesterase, with product MATQRTDGETVSLQQSFTEMSEILMPNDTNNLGRALGGTVLHWMDICGAISARRFSKRQVVTASMDHVDFKAPIELGDVVTVTGYVFDTGRTSMDVHVDVCAERPSEGEKRETASSFFSFVALDENETPAPVPSLRCPSESQTKLRDRALERRNQRRMELAVEIEES
- a CDS encoding metallophosphoesterase family protein, which encodes MRVAVISDVHANRVALDAVLDDMPDVDSILCAGDVVGYNPWPAECVAELRARDVPTVMGNHDRAVASDTTFRFNAMAAAGVKHAREKLDDDAMTWLSDLPDERTEFDGRVRLTHDHPRIQDKYTYPDEFEADFLDGEDVLVLGHTHVQGHRVFDEGIVMNPGSVGQPRDGDPRAAYAILDLDDLTVDERRVDYDIEAVVDAVTEAGLPERIGRRLYDGK
- a CDS encoding DUF2891 domain-containing protein; the encoded protein is MDFETVDTDTLLSGRSEWLDPELAETFSQHPLDAIETEYPHYVRSVDSPDGVERPKNNHPVFYGCYDWHSAVHSHWALLRQLRVFESHPAESEIKQRIDARFTPENIEREIEYFEANRTFERPYGWAWLLHLASELTLWDDDHADEWKSIIEPLEREIIALIESEFLSQEQPLRVGTHENSAFALHCILDYARTTSNESLESAVVETAIEFFAQDRNYPVEYEPLGWDFLSPTLTEADLMRRVYDEDEFRTWIDGFLPDITTKPYDTLLEPVHAETDPDEEVAIHLVGLNLSKAWSLAGLATTLDGHRYAEAFERSAKKHAERGLSQAFTDNYAGSHWLSSFALYLLTRNEGGIAPNAS
- a CDS encoding tryptophanase, encoding MRSYKAKMVEPITLPSREEREAALDAAGYNAFNLDAEDVFIDLLTDSGTGTMSADQWAALMRGDEAYAGSRSFSELRDAVRDVMGFEYVVPTHQGRGAENVVYGVLVEEGDVVPNNAHFDTTRAHVANQGADPVDCPHELAHDADADHPFKGNFDIDAGWELVEEVGEDSIPVVVQTITNNSVAGQPVSVENTREVAAFADEIDATFVIDACRFAENAYFVQQREAEFSDASVAEIAREQLSYADAVTMSGKKDAIVNIGGFAAMNDPELFELAKQRGILYEGFPTYGGLAGRDVAAMAVGLREAVEPPYVGERVEQVAELGRLLTDAGIPVYEPTGGHAVYIDAEAVLPHVPKDQFPGQELVCALYLEGGVRGVELGGFAFPGTDRPDLVRLALPRRTYSREHLEHVAETAAAVKESAASYGGLEIVEEPPMRELRHFSARLEPTEAPSSAD
- a CDS encoding aspartate kinase; its protein translation is MRVVAKFGGTSLGSGDRINRAADSIAAAVEKGHEIAVVASAMGNTTDDLLDEIRFDADDRDRAEIVSMGERTSVRMLKAALAARGVNALFVEPGADQWPVIANDLGEVDVEETKHRAADLAADLDNVVPVITGFLAENHDGEITTLGRGGSDTTAVMLGRYMDADEVVIVTDVEGVMTGDPHVVEGARNVGRITVDELRNLSFRGAEVVAPSALSYKDDNLAVRVVHYQHGNLLTGGTLIEGEFQNLIDMQEDPLACVTVAGRSIRNRPGILADLSQALREKGVNVDAVASGMDSITFYVGEDRAEEAENLLHSKVVDDQSLSSVTVDDDVAVIRVTGGELPNRPGVILDIVQPISEAGINIHDVITSATSVAIFVAWDDREETLKIVQNEF